One stretch of Pseudomonas azotoformans DNA includes these proteins:
- a CDS encoding putative quinol monooxygenase: MVKVALFVRLEAKPGKEKEVERFLLSGLPLVEEEPATTAWFGIRLGPSTFGIFDAFPDEAGRQAHLSGKVAAALMANAAELFAEPPSIEKVDVLAAKVPG, encoded by the coding sequence ATGGTCAAAGTAGCGTTGTTCGTTCGTCTGGAAGCAAAACCTGGGAAAGAGAAAGAGGTGGAGCGCTTTCTCTTGAGCGGCCTTCCTTTAGTGGAGGAGGAGCCAGCCACTACAGCCTGGTTTGGAATCCGCTTGGGGCCGTCTACCTTTGGCATCTTTGACGCATTCCCGGATGAAGCGGGCCGGCAGGCTCATCTTTCGGGCAAGGTCGCGGCGGCGCTTATGGCAAACGCTGCCGAGCTGTTTGCCGAACCGCCATCAATCGAGAAGGTTGACGTCCTTGCGGCCAAGGTACCCGGCTAA
- a CDS encoding LLM class oxidoreductase, which produces MYRPSTIPYQQHRGFSRTFTQGHLSLGLFFPMEAFDGDTPSMLNQVTLAKQAEALGFCALWFRDVPLRDPGFGDVGQVFDPWVYLGYMAAHTSEIALGTASIAIPLHHPLHTAKASASVDQLSTGRLILGVASGDRPVEFSAFGVDPERRGEIFREHYEVIRRAHSTSFEPIHWSTGEMQGADLIPKPTTQFIPMLVTGNSRQSLDWIARESNGWINYPRIPNMQRLVVEDWRLEVTKQCGSVYKPFTQSLYIDLDENPSTPPTRIHLGFRLGRYHLRFLLESLEEIGVDHVILNLKYGKRPAAEVIEELGTHIVAQFGVQPRPAAH; this is translated from the coding sequence ATGTATCGGCCGAGCACGATTCCTTACCAGCAGCATCGAGGGTTCAGCCGAACCTTCACTCAGGGGCATTTGAGCCTTGGATTGTTCTTTCCCATGGAGGCCTTCGACGGGGACACTCCGAGCATGCTCAACCAGGTCACACTGGCTAAACAAGCCGAGGCGCTGGGCTTCTGCGCGCTCTGGTTTCGCGACGTGCCGCTTCGCGACCCTGGCTTCGGGGATGTCGGCCAAGTCTTCGACCCCTGGGTTTACCTGGGTTATATGGCCGCCCATACCTCGGAGATTGCACTTGGCACCGCCTCCATCGCCATCCCGCTGCACCATCCCCTGCACACGGCCAAGGCGTCAGCCAGCGTCGATCAGTTGAGCACTGGTCGCTTGATTCTGGGGGTTGCTTCGGGAGATCGGCCAGTGGAGTTTTCGGCGTTTGGCGTCGATCCCGAAAGGCGTGGAGAGATCTTTCGAGAACACTACGAAGTGATTCGCCGTGCCCACAGTACCAGTTTTGAGCCCATCCACTGGAGCACTGGTGAAATGCAAGGCGCAGACCTGATTCCGAAACCTACCACCCAATTCATTCCAATGCTCGTGACCGGCAACAGTCGCCAGTCACTGGATTGGATCGCGCGTGAGAGCAACGGATGGATCAACTATCCACGCATTCCGAACATGCAGCGGCTGGTCGTGGAAGATTGGCGACTGGAGGTCACGAAACAATGTGGTTCTGTGTATAAGCCCTTTACTCAGTCGCTGTACATCGATCTCGATGAGAATCCGTCCACGCCACCCACACGTATCCATTTGGGTTTCAGACTGGGACGTTACCATCTACGGTTTTTGCTGGAGTCGCTTGAGGAAATCGGCGTGGACCACGTCATTCTCAATCTCAAATATGGCAAGCGCCCTGCGGCGGAGGTTATCGAGGAATTGGGTACGCACATCGTTGCGCAGTTCGGAGTGCAGCCGCGTCCGGCAGCGCATTGA
- a CDS encoding AMP-binding protein, translating to MRDYTSAVNSFDFLQLAARDLHGELNALNACIECCDRHAEGDAVALYCETRDDRATRHTFRELQDHAARFGNFLREQGVQPGDRVAGLMPRTVELLIVILGTWRIGAVYQPLFTAFGPKAIEQRLGCSKARWIVTDALNRPKLDDVSDCPPIIVADGAPAHPSDYDFWRTLDQYPTQCTPQLLDAGAPFLLMCTSGTTGPAKPLEVPLSALLAFKGYMREAIDLREDDRFWNLADPGWAYGLYYAVTGPLACGHATLFYDGAFSVDTTCRIIKKYAISNLAGSPTAYRLLIAAGAEFAGAARGQLRVVSSAGEPLNPQVIRWFAEQAGVVIHDHYGQTEIGMVLCNHHGLQHPVREGSAGYAMPGHRIVVLDHQHRELPAGQPGVLAVDRERSPLCWFSGYFGMPTQAFVGRYYLSGDIVELNDDGSISFVGRNDDVITTSGYRVGPFDVESALIEHPAVVEAAVIGKPDPQRTELIMAFIVLNREYLPSAELAEVLRLHVRQRLAAHAYPREIEFVEQLPKTPSGKLQRFILRNQEIAKQQVLAT from the coding sequence ATGCGCGATTACACCTCAGCAGTGAACTCTTTCGACTTTCTACAATTGGCCGCCCGGGATTTGCACGGCGAGCTGAATGCCTTGAATGCCTGTATCGAATGTTGCGACCGGCACGCCGAGGGCGATGCCGTCGCGTTGTATTGCGAAACGCGGGATGACCGCGCCACGCGCCACACCTTCCGCGAACTACAGGACCACGCGGCGCGCTTCGGCAATTTCCTGCGCGAGCAAGGCGTCCAACCGGGAGATCGTGTCGCGGGCCTGATGCCGCGCACGGTTGAATTGTTGATCGTCATTCTGGGGACCTGGCGTATCGGCGCGGTCTACCAGCCGCTCTTTACCGCCTTCGGTCCCAAGGCCATTGAGCAGCGGTTGGGTTGCTCGAAGGCACGCTGGATCGTGACCGATGCCCTCAACCGCCCCAAGCTGGATGATGTCAGCGACTGCCCGCCCATCATCGTGGCCGACGGTGCCCCGGCGCATCCGAGCGATTACGACTTCTGGCGTACGCTGGATCAGTACCCGACGCAATGCACACCGCAATTGCTGGACGCCGGTGCACCGTTTTTGCTGATGTGCACCTCCGGAACCACGGGGCCGGCCAAGCCGCTGGAGGTGCCCTTGAGCGCCCTCCTGGCCTTCAAGGGCTACATGCGTGAAGCGATCGATCTGCGCGAAGACGACCGTTTCTGGAACCTGGCCGACCCGGGTTGGGCCTATGGCCTGTATTACGCGGTCACCGGCCCGTTGGCGTGCGGCCACGCCACGCTGTTCTATGACGGCGCTTTCTCGGTGGACACCACCTGCCGGATCATCAAAAAATACGCGATCAGCAACCTGGCCGGCTCGCCTACGGCCTATCGCTTGCTGATCGCGGCGGGCGCGGAGTTCGCCGGCGCGGCGCGAGGTCAGTTGCGTGTGGTCAGCAGCGCCGGCGAGCCGCTCAACCCACAAGTCATCCGTTGGTTTGCCGAACAAGCCGGCGTGGTCATCCATGATCATTACGGTCAGACCGAAATCGGCATGGTGCTGTGCAATCACCATGGGTTGCAGCACCCTGTTCGTGAGGGCTCGGCCGGTTACGCGATGCCGGGCCATCGAATTGTCGTGCTCGATCATCAGCACCGGGAACTGCCGGCCGGCCAGCCTGGCGTGTTGGCGGTGGACCGCGAGCGCTCGCCCCTGTGCTGGTTCAGTGGATACTTCGGCATGCCGACCCAGGCGTTTGTCGGCCGTTATTACTTGAGCGGCGATATCGTTGAGCTCAATGACGACGGCAGTATCAGCTTCGTCGGCCGCAACGACGACGTGATCACCACCTCGGGCTATCGCGTCGGGCCGTTTGATGTGGAGAGTGCTCTCATCGAACACCCGGCCGTGGTTGAGGCTGCCGTCATCGGCAAACCCGACCCGCAACGTACGGAGCTGATCATGGCGTTTATCGTGTTGAACCGTGAGTACCTGCCCAGCGCCGAGTTGGCTGAGGTGCTGCGCCTGCATGTCCGACAGCGCCTGGCCGCACATGCGTACCCCCGGGAAATCGAATTCGTCGAGCAACTGCCCAAGACCCCCAGCGGCAAGTTGCAGCGATTCATCCTGCGCAACCAGGAAATCGCCAAGCAGCAGGTACTCGCCACATGA
- a CDS encoding GTP-binding protein: MMDGAQAGRLPVTVLSGFLGAGKTTLLNHILRNREGLRVAVIVNDMSEINIDAAEVQRDVSLHRGRDELIEMSNGCICCTLRADLLEQISALARQQRFDYLLIESTGISEPMPVAETFAFLDAEGFSLSELARLDTLVTLVDGSCFQALLESPDSVARDDAQVDAPRRPLADLLIEQVEYANVILVNKLDLIDEPAYQAVRAILAGLNPTARILPMTQGNVRLASILDTRLFDLPSLAAAPGWMRKLEPDSATASESDTYGVTSWVYRERAPFHPQRLLDFLKRPWSNGRLLRSKGYFWLASRHLETGLLVHSGKQFQWDYVGHWWSFIAPSQWPKDEYRLQGIMAKWDGVVGDCRQELVFIGQDLDTQALQRELDHCLLSPEEIAAGPAAWPALPGATAFDTRALSASPTASI; the protein is encoded by the coding sequence GTGATGGACGGCGCCCAGGCGGGCCGACTGCCGGTGACCGTGCTTTCCGGCTTCCTCGGCGCCGGCAAGACCACCCTGCTCAACCACATCCTGCGCAATCGCGAGGGCCTGAGAGTCGCGGTCATCGTCAACGACATGAGCGAGATCAACATCGATGCCGCAGAGGTGCAGCGCGATGTATCGCTGCACCGTGGCCGCGATGAGTTGATCGAGATGAGCAATGGCTGTATCTGCTGCACGCTGCGCGCCGATCTGCTCGAACAGATCAGCGCGCTGGCGCGTCAACAGCGCTTCGACTACCTGCTTATCGAATCCACCGGGATCTCGGAGCCGATGCCGGTCGCGGAGACGTTCGCCTTCCTTGACGCCGAGGGCTTCAGCCTCAGCGAACTGGCGCGGCTCGATACCTTGGTGACTTTGGTCGACGGCAGCTGTTTTCAAGCATTGCTGGAGTCACCGGACAGCGTCGCCCGCGACGATGCCCAGGTAGACGCGCCCAGACGCCCGCTGGCGGACCTGCTGATTGAGCAGGTGGAGTACGCCAACGTGATCCTCGTCAACAAACTGGACCTGATCGACGAGCCGGCCTATCAGGCTGTGCGGGCGATCCTTGCGGGCCTCAACCCGACCGCACGGATCCTGCCGATGACCCAGGGCAACGTCAGGTTGGCCAGCATCCTCGATACCCGTCTGTTCGATCTACCCAGCCTTGCGGCAGCGCCGGGCTGGATGCGCAAGCTGGAGCCTGACAGCGCAACGGCGTCCGAGTCGGACACCTACGGTGTGACCTCCTGGGTGTACCGCGAGCGCGCACCGTTTCACCCCCAGCGCTTGCTCGACTTTCTCAAGCGCCCCTGGAGCAACGGGCGCCTGTTGCGCAGCAAAGGTTACTTCTGGCTTGCCAGCCGACACCTGGAAACCGGCTTGCTGGTGCACAGCGGCAAGCAATTCCAGTGGGACTATGTGGGGCATTGGTGGAGCTTCATAGCGCCGTCGCAATGGCCAAAGGACGAATACCGCTTGCAAGGCATCATGGCCAAGTGGGACGGCGTGGTCGGCGACTGTCGGCAGGAGCTGGTCTTTATCGGCCAGGACCTCGATACACAGGCGTTGCAGCGCGAACTCGACCATTGCCTGCTCAGCCCCGAGGAAATCGCCGCGGGCCCGGCGGCCTGGCCCGCCCTGCCGGGGGCGACGGCCTTTGACACCCGTGCCTTGTCGGCCAGCCCGACGGCTTCCATTTAA
- the nthB gene encoding nitrile hydratase subunit beta, whose protein sequence is MDGFHDLGGFQGFGKVPHTINSLDYKKVFKQDWEHLAYSLMFIGVDQLKKFSVDEVRHAVERLDVRQHVGTQYYERYVIATATLLVETGVLTQAELDQALGSHFKLANPAHAEGRAAITGRAPFEVGDRVVVRDEYVAGHIRMPAYVRGKQGVVLHRTSEKWPFPDAIGHGDTSAAHQPTYHVEFHSKDLWGDAADEGFVVVDLFESYLDPAEGRPAVNV, encoded by the coding sequence ATGGATGGTTTCCACGATCTCGGCGGTTTCCAAGGCTTTGGCAAAGTCCCTCACACCATCAATAGCCTGGACTATAAGAAGGTCTTCAAGCAGGACTGGGAGCACCTGGCCTACAGCTTGATGTTTATCGGTGTCGATCAGCTGAAGAAGTTCAGCGTGGACGAAGTGCGTCACGCTGTCGAACGCCTGGATGTTCGCCAACATGTCGGCACCCAATACTACGAACGCTATGTCATCGCGACCGCTACCCTGCTGGTCGAAACCGGCGTGCTCACCCAGGCCGAGCTGGACCAGGCGCTGGGTAGCCACTTCAAGCTGGCGAACCCGGCACATGCTGAAGGCCGTGCCGCGATCACCGGGCGAGCACCGTTTGAGGTCGGCGATCGGGTGGTGGTGCGCGACGAATATGTGGCGGGACATATCCGCATGCCGGCCTACGTACGCGGCAAGCAGGGCGTGGTGTTGCATCGCACCTCGGAAAAATGGCCTTTCCCGGATGCCATCGGTCACGGCGATACCAGCGCGGCGCATCAGCCGACCTACCACGTCGAGTTCCACAGCAAAGACCTGTGGGGCGACGCGGCAGATGAAGGTTTCGTGGTGGTCGACCTGTTCGAAAGCTACCTGGACCCGGCCGAGGGCCGTCCAGCGGTGAACGTGTGA
- the nthA gene encoding nitrile hydratase subunit alpha, with translation MSPSTPTSASTSTPGERAWALFQVLKSKELIPQGYVEQLTQLMEHGWSPENGARVVAKAWVDPQFRALLLKDGTAACAQFGYTGPQGEYIVALEDTPQLKNVIVCSLCSCTNWPVLGLPPEWYKGFEFRARLVREGRTVLRELGTELPNDMVVKVWDTSAESRYLVLPVRPEGTEHMSEEQLQALVTKDVLIGVALPRVD, from the coding sequence ATGAGTCCATCTACGCCCACTTCTGCGAGCACCTCGACACCCGGCGAAAGAGCCTGGGCATTGTTTCAAGTCCTCAAGAGCAAGGAGCTCATCCCACAGGGTTACGTCGAGCAGCTCACGCAATTGATGGAGCACGGCTGGAGCCCGGAAAACGGCGCCCGCGTGGTCGCCAAGGCCTGGGTCGATCCGCAGTTCCGGGCGCTGTTGCTCAAGGACGGCACCGCCGCCTGCGCCCAGTTTGGCTACACCGGCCCGCAGGGCGAATACATCGTCGCCCTGGAAGACACGCCCCAGCTGAAAAACGTGATTGTCTGCAGCCTGTGTTCATGCACCAACTGGCCTGTGCTCGGCCTGCCGCCGGAGTGGTACAAGGGCTTCGAGTTCCGCGCGCGCCTGGTCCGAGAGGGCCGCACCGTCCTGCGCGAGCTGGGCACCGAGCTGCCGAACGACATGGTGGTCAAGGTCTGGGACACCAGCGCCGAAAGCCGCTACCTGGTGCTGCCGGTACGGCCTGAAGGCACCGAGCACATGAGCGAGGAGCAGCTTCAGGCCCTAGTGACCAAAGACGTGCTGATCGGCGTCGCCCTGCCCCGCGTTGATTGA
- a CDS encoding amidase produces MAIIRPTVEQLQDLATSLHIQLTREQASEYLALMQPSFDAYDLVDDLPDFTPLVRYERSAGYRPSHTENTLNAWYYKTEVMGASSGTLAGKTVALKDNIALAGVPMMNGAAPLEGFVPSFDATVVTRLLDAGATILGKATCEHYCLSGGSHTSDPAPVHNPHRHGYAAGGSSSGSAALVAAGEVDIAVGGDQGGSIRIPSAFCGTYGMKPTHGLVPYTGIMAIEATIDHVGPITANVRDNALMLQAMAGSDGLDPRQAEPQVDDYGSYLGRGVSGLRIGVVQEGFALANQDPRVADKVREAIAHLEALGAQVEPVSIPEHNLAGSLWHPIGCEGLTMQMMHGNGAGFNWKGLYDIGLLDKQAGWREQADQLSASLKLCMFVGQYGLTHYHGRYYAKAQNLARFARQGYDKALHSYDLLVMPTTPITAQPHPPAHCSITEYVARALEMIGNTAPQDITGHPAMSIPCGSVDGMPVGLMLIARHYAEGTIYQAAAAFEAAVDWRTL; encoded by the coding sequence ATGGCCATCATCCGCCCGACTGTCGAACAACTGCAGGACCTCGCCACCAGCCTGCACATACAGCTGACACGCGAACAAGCCAGCGAATATCTGGCGCTCATGCAACCCAGTTTCGATGCGTACGACCTGGTCGATGATCTGCCCGATTTCACACCGCTGGTGCGCTACGAGCGCAGCGCGGGCTATCGCCCCTCGCACACTGAAAACACGCTCAACGCCTGGTACTACAAGACGGAAGTGATGGGCGCCAGTTCAGGCACGCTGGCGGGCAAGACCGTCGCTCTCAAAGACAACATCGCCCTGGCCGGCGTCCCGATGATGAACGGCGCCGCGCCACTGGAGGGGTTTGTCCCTTCGTTCGACGCCACCGTGGTCACGCGTTTGCTCGATGCCGGCGCGACCATCCTAGGCAAAGCCACCTGCGAGCACTACTGCCTCTCGGGGGGCAGCCACACCTCTGACCCAGCCCCAGTGCACAACCCTCATCGTCACGGTTACGCCGCTGGCGGTTCCTCATCGGGCAGCGCTGCCCTGGTCGCCGCCGGCGAGGTGGACATCGCCGTAGGCGGCGACCAAGGTGGCTCCATCCGCATCCCGTCGGCTTTCTGCGGAACCTACGGAATGAAGCCAACCCATGGCCTGGTGCCCTACACCGGCATCATGGCGATTGAAGCGACCATCGATCACGTCGGCCCGATTACCGCCAACGTGCGCGACAACGCGTTGATGCTGCAGGCCATGGCCGGTTCCGATGGCCTCGACCCACGCCAGGCAGAGCCGCAGGTCGATGACTATGGCAGCTACCTGGGGCGGGGCGTGAGCGGGCTCAGAATCGGCGTCGTGCAGGAAGGGTTCGCGCTGGCCAATCAAGACCCACGCGTGGCGGACAAGGTGCGCGAGGCCATCGCCCATCTCGAGGCCTTGGGCGCGCAGGTCGAGCCGGTGTCCATTCCCGAACACAACCTGGCGGGATCGCTGTGGCACCCCATCGGCTGCGAAGGTCTGACCATGCAGATGATGCATGGCAACGGCGCCGGTTTTAACTGGAAAGGCCTGTACGACATCGGCCTGCTGGACAAACAAGCCGGCTGGCGCGAACAGGCCGACCAATTGTCCGCGTCTCTCAAGCTCTGCATGTTCGTCGGCCAATACGGCCTGACGCACTACCACGGGCGTTACTACGCCAAGGCCCAGAACCTGGCGCGCTTTGCCCGGCAAGGCTATGACAAGGCATTGCACTCCTATGACCTGCTGGTGATGCCGACCACCCCCATCACGGCCCAACCGCACCCGCCAGCGCACTGCTCGATCACCGAATACGTGGCGCGTGCCCTGGAAATGATCGGCAACACCGCGCCTCAGGACATCACCGGACATCCCGCCATGTCGATTCCGTGCGGCTCGGTGGACGGCATGCCCGTCGGCTTGATGCTGATCGCCAGGCACTACGCTGAAGGCACGATCTACCAGGCGGCGGCGGCGTTCGAAGCCGCGGTGGACTGGCGCACGCTCTAA
- a CDS encoding group I truncated hemoglobin — MTDQQPALEQQPSLYTRLGGYDVIYQFAGAVLRKTMGHPAIGHIWAHMSESTFQKEHINFVDFLSEHWGGSAKYRGRDMVTAHRGMGLTEVHWQAVLDCLEECYNDYDLAANLRKEVNDFLIKFKPAVIGSPSYRDVVLAHPEMDPAKGMKSVGVIWPKHEKSSAQDATPEPQK; from the coding sequence ATGACCGACCAACAACCCGCCCTGGAACAACAGCCCTCCCTCTACACGCGACTCGGGGGCTACGACGTTATCTATCAGTTCGCCGGCGCCGTCTTGAGAAAAACAATGGGCCACCCTGCCATCGGGCACATCTGGGCCCATATGTCCGAATCAACGTTCCAGAAAGAACACATCAATTTTGTCGATTTCCTCTCTGAGCACTGGGGCGGAAGCGCCAAATACCGGGGGCGGGATATGGTCACCGCACATCGGGGCATGGGGCTTACCGAGGTGCACTGGCAAGCCGTGCTCGATTGTCTCGAGGAGTGCTACAACGACTACGACCTGGCGGCGAACCTGCGCAAAGAGGTCAATGACTTTCTCATCAAGTTCAAGCCGGCGGTGATAGGTAGCCCCTCCTATCGGGACGTCGTACTCGCCCACCCTGAAATGGACCCCGCCAAGGGCATGAAAAGCGTCGGCGTTATCTGGCCCAAACACGAGAAGTCATCTGCGCAAGACGCAACGCCTGAACCCCAGAAATAA
- a CDS encoding transporter produces the protein MKQFRYLSLAALLPSLCAHAVEVAPGDYEQLPADATLGLLYYQHSTTKSAYAQGHKISSDFDLTSDVGILRLLHVYQLSERLTVSPQLLLPFGHVSSGGDASALGNTSGVGDLILTAPLKYTLNDAKDVLGATAYLYVPSGNYDKNDALNLGENRWKVDLQAAYIKHFSEKWAVDLVGDAIWYGDNNDFGANSARREQDVSYETQLMGRYMPDPTTALAIGFGHNWGGETQVAGVNQDDKMQTTNFRVTATKFVTAKDQLQLQLGRDLSVENGPKENFRMNLRYARVF, from the coding sequence ATGAAACAGTTTCGTTACCTGTCGCTTGCAGCCCTCCTCCCCAGCCTTTGCGCCCACGCTGTCGAGGTAGCCCCTGGCGACTACGAGCAGTTACCCGCTGATGCAACGCTTGGCCTGCTCTACTACCAGCACTCCACCACGAAGAGTGCCTACGCCCAAGGCCACAAAATCAGTTCCGATTTCGACCTGACTTCCGACGTCGGCATTCTGCGACTGCTGCACGTCTACCAGCTAAGCGAGCGACTCACCGTCTCGCCACAACTCCTGTTGCCCTTCGGCCATGTCTCAAGCGGCGGTGACGCTTCCGCCTTGGGCAACACCAGTGGCGTGGGCGACCTCATTCTCACCGCGCCGCTCAAATACACGCTAAACGATGCCAAAGACGTCCTCGGCGCCACTGCTTACCTCTACGTGCCTAGCGGCAACTACGATAAGAACGACGCGCTCAACCTGGGCGAGAACCGCTGGAAGGTTGACCTCCAGGCGGCCTACATCAAGCACTTCTCGGAAAAGTGGGCCGTCGACCTCGTAGGCGATGCCATTTGGTATGGCGACAACAACGACTTCGGCGCCAACTCCGCCCGCAGGGAGCAGGACGTTTCCTACGAAACCCAGTTGATGGGCCGCTACATGCCTGACCCGACCACCGCGCTGGCCATTGGCTTTGGCCACAACTGGGGCGGTGAAACCCAGGTCGCGGGTGTCAACCAGGACGACAAGATGCAGACCACCAACTTTCGCGTCACCGCCACCAAGTTCGTCACCGCCAAGGACCAGCTTCAGCTGCAACTGGGCCGCGACCTGTCCGTGGAGAACGGGCCAAAGGAAAACTTTCGCATGAACCTGCGTTACGCACGGGTTTTCTGA
- the oxdA gene encoding aliphatic aldoxime dehydratase: MESAIDTHLKCPRTLSRRVPDEYQPPFAMWVARADEHLEQVVMAYFGVQYRGEAQRAAALQAMRHIVESFSLADGPQTHDLTHHTDNSGFDNLIVVGYWKDPAAHCRWLRSAPVNAWWASEDRLNDGLGYFREISAPRAEQFETLYAFQDNLPGVGAVMDRISGEIEEHGYWGSMRDRFPISQTDWMKPTSELQVIAGDPAKGGRVVVLGHDNLTLIRSGQDWADAEAEERSLYLDEILPTLQDGMDFLRDNGQPLGCYSNRFVRNIDLDGNFLDVSYNIGHWRSVEKLERWAESHPTHLRIFVTFFRVAAGLKKLRLYHEVSVSDAKSQIFGYINCHPQTGMLRDAQVSPA, from the coding sequence ATGGAATCTGCAATCGACACACATCTCAAATGCCCGCGCACCCTGTCTCGCCGCGTGCCCGATGAGTACCAGCCGCCCTTTGCAATGTGGGTGGCACGCGCCGACGAGCATTTGGAACAGGTGGTGATGGCTTACTTCGGCGTGCAGTATCGCGGCGAAGCGCAGCGCGCAGCCGCGCTGCAGGCGATGCGTCATATCGTCGAAAGTTTCAGCCTGGCCGATGGCCCGCAGACTCATGACTTGACCCACCACACCGACAACAGCGGCTTCGATAACCTGATTGTGGTCGGCTACTGGAAAGACCCGGCGGCTCACTGCCGCTGGCTGCGCTCGGCGCCGGTCAACGCCTGGTGGGCATCAGAGGACAGGCTCAACGACGGCCTTGGCTATTTTCGCGAGATCAGCGCACCACGCGCCGAGCAATTCGAGACGCTGTACGCCTTCCAGGACAACCTACCCGGTGTCGGCGCGGTCATGGATCGCATCAGCGGCGAAATCGAAGAGCACGGTTATTGGGGCTCGATGCGCGACCGCTTCCCCATCTCGCAGACGGACTGGATGAAGCCGACGAGCGAGCTGCAAGTGATCGCCGGTGACCCGGCCAAAGGTGGGCGCGTGGTGGTGCTGGGGCATGACAACCTCACGCTGATCCGTTCCGGCCAGGACTGGGCGGATGCCGAGGCTGAAGAGCGCTCGCTGTACCTCGACGAAATCCTGCCGACCTTGCAGGACGGCATGGACTTCCTGCGAGACAACGGCCAACCGCTGGGCTGCTACAGCAACCGGTTCGTGCGCAATATCGACCTGGACGGCAACTTTCTCGACGTCAGCTACAACATCGGTCACTGGCGCTCGGTGGAGAAACTCGAACGCTGGGCCGAATCCCACCCGACCCACCTGCGTATTTTCGTGACCTTCTTTCGCGTGGCCGCGGGCTTGAAGAAGTTGCGGCTGTACCACGAAGTATCGGTATCGGACGCCAAGAGCCAGATCTTCGGGTACATCAACTGCCACCCGCAGACCGGCATGTTGCGCGACGCGCAAGTATCGCCCGCCTGA
- a CDS encoding AraC-like ligand-binding domain-containing protein: MNPSTQYSTLAVAAPRRFEYWKEVVCRHCLAADSKPLSQSSFDGALAVNALGALDICSLSSPLHYWERSEQHLRSGPADDLWLGFARNGHGQIEQGGRKASLATGNLFLYDATQAFRFSLGGTENHLVRIPRALLSERLPRIADYTAMVLDDRRPGVIPLREMLRHAANTPAAFQDEGISSRYSEALLDLLVISLELQDLKAVHQELDLYGRIMQYIQRHLAEPDLSIEVIAQAHNVSTRTVTRAFARYQKTPAAEIWRERLNASREAIERGQVRSVSQAALDFGFSDFSHFSHAFRKAFGVAPNTLLRRN, from the coding sequence ATGAATCCAAGTACTCAGTATTCGACCCTCGCTGTCGCCGCACCCCGTCGCTTTGAATACTGGAAAGAAGTGGTCTGTCGCCATTGCCTGGCGGCCGACAGCAAACCCCTGTCCCAGAGCAGTTTCGATGGCGCGCTCGCGGTCAATGCGTTAGGCGCTCTGGACATCTGTTCGCTGTCATCGCCACTGCATTACTGGGAGCGTTCCGAGCAGCATCTGCGCAGCGGTCCGGCCGACGATTTATGGTTGGGGTTTGCCCGAAACGGTCATGGCCAGATTGAACAGGGCGGCAGGAAAGCCAGCCTGGCAACCGGTAATTTGTTTCTTTATGACGCAACGCAAGCGTTCCGATTCAGCCTCGGTGGTACCGAAAACCACCTGGTGCGCATCCCGCGAGCCCTGCTCAGTGAACGCCTGCCGCGTATTGCGGATTACACCGCGATGGTCCTCGATGATCGACGGCCTGGCGTGATCCCCTTGCGTGAAATGCTGCGCCACGCGGCCAATACGCCTGCTGCATTCCAGGATGAAGGCATCTCCAGTCGTTATTCAGAGGCGTTGCTCGACCTGCTGGTGATCAGCCTGGAACTTCAGGACCTGAAGGCCGTTCACCAGGAGCTGGACCTCTACGGCCGCATCATGCAGTACATCCAACGCCATCTGGCCGAGCCGGACCTGTCGATCGAGGTCATCGCCCAAGCCCACAATGTGTCTACCCGCACCGTTACGCGTGCCTTTGCGCGCTACCAGAAAACCCCTGCGGCAGAGATCTGGAGAGAACGGCTGAATGCCAGCCGGGAAGCGATCGAGCGTGGCCAGGTGCGCAGTGTCTCGCAGGCCGCGCTGGACTTCGGGTTTTCTGACTTCTCGCATTTCAGCCATGCGTTTCGCAAGGCGTTTGGTGTGGCGCCGAATACGCTTTTACGGCGCAATTGA